A window of the Procambarus clarkii isolate CNS0578487 chromosome 19, FALCON_Pclarkii_2.0, whole genome shotgun sequence genome harbors these coding sequences:
- the LOC138366414 gene encoding uncharacterized protein — protein MIYTCPAPGNTCPDPGNTCPAPGNTCPDPGNTCPDPGNTCPAPSNTCPDPGNTCPDPGNTCPDPGNTCSDSGNTCPDSGNTCPDPGNTCPEHGNTCSDPGNTCPDPGNTCPDPGNICPAPGNTCPDSGNTCPDPGNTCPDPGNTCPDPGNTCPDPGNTCPDPGNTCPDSGNTCPDPGNTWPVPGNTCPDPGNTCPDPGNTCPEHGNTCPDPGNTCPASGNTCPDPGNTCPDPDPGNTCSDPGNTCPDYGNTCPVPGNTCSDPGNTCPDYGNTCPDPGNTCPDYGNTCPDPGNTCPDPGNTCPDTGNTCSDPGNTCPDPGNTCSDPGNTCPDPGNTCSDPGNTCPDPGNTCPDPGNTCPDPGNNCPDSGNTCPDPGNTCPDPGNTCPDPGNT, from the exons ATGATTTACACTTGTCCtgcccctggcaacacttgtcctgaccctggcaacacttgtcctgcccctggcaacacttgtcctgaccctggcaacacttgtcctgACCCGGGCAACACTTGTCCTGCCCCTAGCAACACTTGTCctgaccctggcaacacttgtcctgaccctggcaacacttgtcctgaccctggcaacacttgttctGACTCTGGCAATACTTGTCCTGACTCTGGCAACACTTGTCctgaccctggcaacacttgtcctgAACATGGCAACACTTGTTctgaccctggcaacacttgtcctgaccctggcaacacttgtcctgACCCTGGCAACATTTGTCCtgcccctggcaacacttgtcctgactctggcaacacttgtcctgaccctggcaacacttgtcctgaccctggcaacacttgtcctgaccctggcaacacttgtcctgaccctggcaacacttgtcctgaccctggcaacacttgtcctgACTCTGGCAATACTTGTCctgaccctggcaacacttggcctgtccctggcaacacttgtcctgaccctggcaacacttgtcctgaccctggcaacacttgtcctgAACATGGCAACACTTGTCctgaccctggcaacacttgtcctgcctctggcaacacttgtcctgaccctggcaacacttgtcctgaccctg accctggcaacacttgttctgaccctggcaacacttgtcctgACTATGGCAACACTTGTCCtgtccctggcaacacttgttctgaccctggcaacacttgtcctgACTATGGCAACACTTGTCctgaccctggcaacacttgtcctgACTATGGCAACACTTGTCctgaccctggcaacacttgtcctgaccctggcaacacttgtcctgACACTGGCAACACTTGTTctgaccctggcaacacttgtcctgaccctggcaacacttgttctgaccctggcaacacttgtcctgaccctggcaacacttgttctgaccctggcaacacttgtcctgaccctggcaacacttgtcctgaccctggcaacacttgtcctgACCCTGGCAACAATTGTCCTGACTCTGGCAACACTTGTCctgaccctggcaacacttgtcctgaccctggcaacacttgtcctgaccctggcaacacttga